A genomic stretch from Papio anubis isolate 15944 chromosome 18, Panubis1.0, whole genome shotgun sequence includes:
- the PYDC1 gene encoding LOW QUALITY PROTEIN: pyrin domain-containing protein 1 (The sequence of the model RefSeq protein was modified relative to this genomic sequence to represent the inferred CDS: substituted 1 base at 1 genomic stop codon): MPGYKATSLLEGRKREAILKVLENLTPEELKKKXKKEKFKMKLGTVPLREGFERIPRGALGQLDIVDLTDQLVASYYEDYAVEFVVAVLLDMGMLLEAAQLPRAARGPL; this comes from the exons atgccagGCTACAAAGCCACTTCTTTGCTGGAAG GAAGGAAGCGCGAGGCCATCCTGAAGGTGCTGGAGAACCTGACCCCGGAGGAGCTCAAGAA aaaataaaagaaagaaaaattcaagatgaAACTGGGGACTGTGCCACTGCGCGAGGGCTTTGAGCGTATCCCGCGGGGCGCACTCGGGCAGCTAGACATCGTGGACCTCACCGACCAGCTGGTCGCCTCCTACTACGAGGACTACGCAGTCGAGTTCGTCGTGGCCGTGCTGCTCGACATGGGCATGCTGTTGGAGGCGGCACAGCTGCCGCGGGCCGCGCGAGGGCCACTCTGA